The Chryseobacterium sp. JV274 sequence TAATTTTCTTTTTATGTTTTGTACCCCAGTCTGCCAGAGCAGCAATCACATCTTTCAGGGACTCACTGTATTCTGTAGGAACATATTCTACCAACACCGGTTTCTGATCGGTAAGAACAGTTCTTTCAACTAAATGATTCACTTCCAGCTTTTTCAATTCGCTGGACAAGACTCTTGCCGAGATTCCATTGATGGTTCGCTGTAATTCATTGAAGCGGGTATGTCCGCCTAAAATAGCAATCATTACTCTAATGGTCCACCTGCCCCCCAAAACATATAAAGCATCCTCAGTAGCAGCCAGATGCGTACTGCATTGCGGCCTTGAATACACTATTTTTTCTTCTTCCATTGTCTCTGTTTTATCTGGTTACTAACCTAAATGTTATTACTAACCTTTTGGTAACTACTATATTTTTATTAGTAAATATAGATAATTTTGAAACATCAATTTTAAAAAAAAATAAAAATGAAACGAGTACTTCATATTATCTCTAGCCCAAGAAGCGAGTCTTCCATCAGTAAAAAACTGGGAAATGCTGTTGTAGAAAAAATCACGGCAAAATATCCTGACAGTGTTTTTAAAAAACGTGATCTGGCCAACCCGCTTTTTCCTCATTTAGAAGAAAGCCATATCAATGCATTTTTCACTCCGGCCGAAAACCGTACTTCTGAGCAGTTGGAAACGGTAAAGCTTTCTGATACAGTAATTGATGAACTTCATGAAGCAGACATCATCATCATTGAAGCTCCACTATACAATTTCAGTATCACATCCACTCTTAAATCATGGCTTGATCACATTGCGAGAGCAGGAAAGACGTTCAGCTACAGTGAAAATGGTCCCGAAGGTCTGGTAAAGAATAAGAAAGTATACCTTGCTTTTTCAAGTGGCGGAGTATATTCAGAAGGAGAAAGACAGGCCTACGATTTTGTAGTTCCTTACTTAAAGCAAACTCTTGGATTTATGGGAATGACTGATATTTCTGTTGTTCGTGCAGAAGGTCTTTCTGTTCCGGTTATTCAGGATACGGCGCTGCAAAAAGGGATTGAAAGTATTGTTGTAGAGTAAAAAATTAAAAATGCTGTCTCAAACTGTCATTCTGAATGATATAAAATATAATGAAGAATCTCATCTGAGCGAGTGTCAAAAAGATTCTTCTTTCGTCAGAATGACAAAAACTAAATTATTTGGTTTTTGAGACAGCATTTTTTTACTAAGCCTTCATTATCATTGAAAAAGTAATCTATACAATTAAAAGAATATTTTCCTCAACATATGTAAAGACTTTCCTTGTTTTTATCTCTCATTTTTACTGGATTAAAATAAAAATTATGGAAAATAATAAACAACCTCAGCTGATCAATCCTGCAGAACTGTTTAATCCTGGGCCTTATGGTTTTTCACACAGTATTTCTGTGAAATCTCCTTTCCAGATGTGTTTTATATCCGGACAGAGCGGCGGTACAGGAGAAAATCATCTGTTGGCTGATGATTTTAAAATACAGGTTCAGAATGCTTTGAAAAATTTAAAAATCGTTTTACAGAGCCATTCTATGACGTTTGATAATGTTGTAAAAATCACTCTTCTTATCGTTGATCACAACCAGGAAAAACTTAAGATATGGGCGGAAGAAGCTAAGAAAGTATGGAAAGAATCATTCTTGCCTACAAGCACACTTATTCCTGTGAACCAACTGGCTTTACCTGGGATGTTGTTCGAGATAGACGCCATTGCGGTGAAAAATTAATTCCTGTTAAGACGTTCAATAAGTAACGATGAAAAGCTTCTTACTCCGGTTCTGATACTTTCTTCATCTACCTGAAAGTTAGGAGAATGATTCATGGCAATCACTCCTTTTTCAAAATTGGAACCTCCTAGAAAAAAGTAAACGCCTGCTATTTTCTGTTGAAAATAAGAGAAATCATCATTAAAAAATGGAACCTGTCCATAATCTATAGCAATTGTATTTTTTCCATAGAGATTCTGAAGAATTTCCGTGGCTGATTTTGTAAGCTTTTCATCATTGATAACCGTTGGATTTCCCTGTACAAATGAAACAGAAAGAAGCTTGTCTTTATATCCGTTATCTTCTATAATTTTCTGAACTCCAGGAATTATTTTATCTAAATTAGAAGAATTCGTCTCATACAGATAGGTTTCAAAAAAGGACTCATTATTCTTAGAATAGGCCGTAAATTTTCCATCCATGAACAGATAGTCTTTAAAAATAGTATCAGGATTTGCCAAGCCAATTTTAGAATCAATAATAGATTGTAGTTCCCAGGGCTTAGCTTCAGGCTGAATACGGTAGAGAAAATTACTGATCTTTTTCGTTAACCCTTTTGTTTCATCTTCGGATAATCCATTTTTTAACTGAATCCTTATTTTCTTCTGATAGGCAAACATTTCATTTGGTTTCACCATTATCTGTCCTACAGGTATGGCCGTTACATGCAATCCATATATTTCGTCAGGATTTATTATAGAAAGCAAGCCTTTATCCAACATTTCTTTAGCTCCCTTGAAAGTTTCTTCTTCAGGTTGAAATATAAAATAGACGGTTCCTTTTAAGGATTTTTTATTTTTTGAAAGAACTTCAGCAATTCCTAATCCAACCGCCATATGTATATCATGACCGCAGCCATGCTGAATACCTTTTATTTTCGATTTGAAAACTTCAGGATCAGGATAATCATTGGGTAGTGCATCCATATCTGATCTCCAGACTATTTTTTTGCCTTTTTGATCTCCTTTCAGAATCCCTACAACGCTGTAACCATATCCACCGGTCTTAACTTCCAACCCCAGATCAAGTAAATATTGTTTAATTCTTTCCTGAGTTTGCTTTTCATAACCTGCCAATTCTGGATTTTCATGAAATTCTCTTCTGATATTAACCAATTTATCAAATATCCTGTCTGTTTCAATCTGAACAGATTGATGGATATTGTTGGTAGATTGAGCAACTGCCTCCTCCTTTTTGTTTGATCCTTGTGCAGACAATGTCAGAGAAATGAAACACAGTACACTAAAAGTAAGTTTTTTCATGGTTATAATTTATACGTTTATCAGGGTTTATTTCAACAGATAAGTACAGAATAACTTTTATTATTACACTTTACAGCAATATATTCCCTGATGTCTAAAGGTAAGATTATTTCATTTTTAATTAAAAAAAATAATTACATCTCACACAATTTCAATATTTTATTTTCACAAATGAGACTTCTAATACTCTTTTTAAGGGTAATAAATCCTACCCTATTATTTAAAATAATTCTAAACTAGGTGAAAACACAGCGCTTTAAAAACACCATGAATAAAGGATTTGTTACAAAAAATTAAAATTACACCATTGTAAATTACGTAGAAATACTGAATCTAATCTGAGAGGATCTGATTAATTTCGGATAAACAAAAACTGATAACTATGGATAGCTTGAAAAGTATGCATTCATTTCTGGAAGAGAAATGGTATCTGAAAATCCGGCAGCTATAGATCAATCGGTATGATAACTTCCTGTTGAAAGGAGTTGAAGATATCTAACCCAAATTTTTAACGAAATGAATATTATTAACAAAATCCTCAACGTCGACGATTATTATTTCGACGTGTTTATGTCTATCTCGGAAGCGCTTGCCGGGTTTACTGTAAACGAGTTACAGTCTACAGGTTTGGCAGAAACCTATTACACCTACATTCTCAAAAGCTTAGATGCCGCTACTTTCGTAGAATTCCTTACTGTATCTAAAAACATTCTTGAAAAACATTCCGGTAAAGATGAATTGAATAAGGCTATTCAATCCGAAATTATCTCCAATCCCGGAATGAATGATATTTCCGGAAAAGTGATCACCATGTGGTATCTGGGAACCTGGGAAGGCGCTTATATCAATGATCTTTCTTACAAAGAAGGTCTTGTCTGGAACCTGATGCATTCTCATCCGCCCGGAGCAAAACAGCCTGGCTACAAATCGTGGAATATAAAACCTGTAAACAGCAACTCATGAATCCAACAAATAACAAAAAAGATGTGATCATCGTAGGAACCGGGATCGCAGGATCATTAATCGCAAAACTGCTGACTGATCATGTATTTGACGTAACAAAAGGTAAAATGATCCACCGTGCAGATGCAGGAAAATCGGATAATATCAGGGAAATATCAATCCTTATGTATGAAGCGGGTCTGGAAGCTGGTATTGAACTGGATTCCGTATCCTCAATGACCACTTACAATGAGTATATCCGTACTTTTTACAGAGAAGAAGCCAAAGTTCCCAACTCTCCTTATCCGAATTTGAAGCAGGCACCTTCTCCAAATGTTCTGGATATGGAGCACATTGTTCAGCCCTTTCCAGATAAAAAAGGATATCTGGTACAATTCGGACCAATGCCGTTCGCAAGTGATGCCATCAGAGTGGGAGGCGGAACGACCCTTCACTGGCTGGGAACGACTCCAAGAATGCTTCCGAATGATTTCAAACTTACCGAGAAATATGGTATTACCATTCCCCAGCCGAATTCCGATAAGCCAAGTCCGGTTAATTGGCCGATAGATTATGAAGAATTAAGGCCTTATTACGAAATGGCAGAATTTGAAATCGGGGTTTCCGGAGATGTTTCAAAACAGGAATATCCAATTTTGGAGAATAGGGAACAATATTATGGAGATTATGTATTCCCGATGGAAGAAATTCCGCAAAGTTATATGGATCATAAGATCATTGATGGGCTTAAAGGTACGAGTGTAAAGCTAAGCTCCGGAGAGATTCCTTTGATGATGGTACCATCTCCT is a genomic window containing:
- a CDS encoding winged helix-turn-helix transcriptional regulator, coding for MEEEKIVYSRPQCSTHLAATEDALYVLGGRWTIRVMIAILGGHTRFNELQRTINGISARVLSSELKKLEVNHLVERTVLTDQKPVLVEYVPTEYSESLKDVIAALADWGTKHKKKITA
- a CDS encoding FMN-dependent NADH-azoreductase, whose protein sequence is MKRVLHIISSPRSESSISKKLGNAVVEKITAKYPDSVFKKRDLANPLFPHLEESHINAFFTPAENRTSEQLETVKLSDTVIDELHEADIIIIEAPLYNFSITSTLKSWLDHIARAGKTFSYSENGPEGLVKNKKVYLAFSSGGVYSEGERQAYDFVVPYLKQTLGFMGMTDISVVRAEGLSVPVIQDTALQKGIESIVVE
- a CDS encoding RidA family protein, yielding MENNKQPQLINPAELFNPGPYGFSHSISVKSPFQMCFISGQSGGTGENHLLADDFKIQVQNALKNLKIVLQSHSMTFDNVVKITLLIVDHNQEKLKIWAEEAKKVWKESFLPTSTLIPVNQLALPGMLFEIDAIAVKN
- a CDS encoding M20 family metallopeptidase encodes the protein MKKLTFSVLCFISLTLSAQGSNKKEEAVAQSTNNIHQSVQIETDRIFDKLVNIRREFHENPELAGYEKQTQERIKQYLLDLGLEVKTGGYGYSVVGILKGDQKGKKIVWRSDMDALPNDYPDPEVFKSKIKGIQHGCGHDIHMAVGLGIAEVLSKNKKSLKGTVYFIFQPEEETFKGAKEMLDKGLLSIINPDEIYGLHVTAIPVGQIMVKPNEMFAYQKKIRIQLKNGLSEDETKGLTKKISNFLYRIQPEAKPWELQSIIDSKIGLANPDTIFKDYLFMDGKFTAYSKNNESFFETYLYETNSSNLDKIIPGVQKIIEDNGYKDKLLSVSFVQGNPTVINDEKLTKSATEILQNLYGKNTIAIDYGQVPFFNDDFSYFQQKIAGVYFFLGGSNFEKGVIAMNHSPNFQVDEESIRTGVRSFSSLLIERLNRN